A genomic stretch from Synergistaceae bacterium DZ-S4 includes:
- a CDS encoding ankyrin repeat domain-containing protein has protein sequence MTKKNVSEELADKIFKIREEKTVQESDVEEIKDLIEKGADVNAYGNEYGTSLLHCAVSKDISPSRLMERVVKMIIKAGFQVNTTNCIGEPSLFYAVETGNGAFVKQILDAGADVNLQSQTGCTALYVAVKMRNIKIAKQLIKNGADLNTQDRIDRDTPLHLAVKNNDVRMVKLLLKSKAKADIKDYYCYNPLLTAVCNNNKAIVKLLVKNRAKIEIASGFNCTPLFIAVDLNKKAITKVLLEKGAKVNKLGGLEGNTPLHAAVKNRNLAIAKLLVDAKANLKKKNWVGMTPLHMAAESGQCKLAKLLVQNGADPSIKDKEGKTPLHLAIENSREKLTGYLLGIGADEYIPYKNRYKLLYLAAHKGNQRIIKVLLSKGYDLTKRYSRGVTALNILFFKGHADILIDFFKNAEIINRHIGYINSYLDILKTYHPEAYDKFNHHIQRLLTEETINSADRRKPVATGYEYDI, from the coding sequence ATGACTAAGAAAAACGTAAGCGAAGAACTGGCAGATAAGATTTTTAAGATTCGTGAGGAGAAAACGGTACAAGAGAGCGATGTAGAAGAAATAAAAGATCTCATTGAGAAAGGCGCAGATGTTAACGCCTATGGCAACGAATATGGAACCTCTTTGCTTCATTGTGCAGTTTCTAAGGATATTTCTCCTTCAAGACTAATGGAGAGAGTAGTTAAGATGATCATTAAAGCAGGCTTTCAAGTAAACACCACTAACTGTATAGGTGAGCCATCATTATTCTATGCCGTGGAGACTGGAAACGGAGCTTTTGTGAAACAGATTCTTGATGCTGGTGCTGATGTTAATCTACAGAGTCAGACAGGCTGCACAGCGCTTTATGTTGCAGTAAAAATGCGAAACATAAAGATAGCTAAACAGTTAATAAAAAACGGAGCCGATTTAAATACACAAGATAGAATTGATCGTGATACCCCTTTACATCTTGCTGTAAAGAATAACGATGTCCGTATGGTAAAACTGTTGCTAAAATCTAAAGCCAAAGCGGATATCAAGGACTACTATTGTTATAACCCGTTGCTCACCGCAGTTTGTAACAATAATAAGGCGATAGTTAAACTGCTTGTAAAGAACCGAGCAAAAATAGAGATTGCATCAGGATTTAACTGTACACCACTATTCATAGCCGTTGATTTAAACAAGAAAGCTATAACGAAAGTGCTTTTAGAGAAAGGAGCCAAAGTGAACAAACTGGGTGGTTTAGAAGGAAACACACCACTGCATGCGGCTGTAAAAAACAGGAATCTTGCTATAGCGAAATTGCTTGTCGATGCGAAAGCAAATTTAAAAAAGAAAAATTGGGTTGGCATGACTCCGCTGCATATGGCGGCAGAAAGCGGTCAGTGCAAACTTGCGAAACTGCTCGTACAAAACGGCGCAGATCCTAGTATCAAAGATAAGGAAGGTAAGACCCCGCTGCATTTAGCAATCGAAAACAGCAGGGAAAAGTTGACTGGATATCTCCTTGGAATCGGTGCAGATGAATATATTCCATATAAAAATAGGTATAAGCTGTTGTATTTGGCCGCTCATAAAGGTAACCAAAGAATCATTAAAGTATTATTGAGTAAGGGATATGACCTTACCAAAAGATACTCCCGTGGTGTCACAGCCCTTAATATATTGTTTTTTAAGGGTCATGCAGATATTTTGATCGACTTTTTTAAAAACGCAGAAATAATTAATAGACACATTGGTTATATCAACAGTTACCTTGATATTTTGAAAACTTATCATCCTGAAGCCTATGACAAATTTAACCACCACATTCAGCGGTTGCTGACAGAAGAGACTATCAACAGTGCGGATAGGAGAAAGCCTGTCGCCACTGGCTACGAATACGATATTTAA
- a CDS encoding helix-turn-helix domain-containing protein, translating to MLKSTEWLLETIGGIIMNLKKDENAKKLIWLDEKKAAEHLSLSVWTLRGWRRLGKIITKRGTETPPPYYRRGGKIFYRADELDDWLMQGAQ from the coding sequence ATGTTGAAAAGTACTGAATGGCTCTTGGAGACAATTGGGGGAATAATAATGAACCTAAAAAAAGACGAAAACGCAAAGAAATTGATATGGCTTGATGAGAAAAAGGCAGCAGAACATTTGTCATTAAGCGTATGGACACTAAGGGGCTGGAGGCGGTTGGGAAAAATAATCACAAAAAGAGGTACAGAAACTCCACCGCCATATTATCGCAGAGGTGGAAAGATCTTTTACAGAGCGGATGAACTTGACGACTGGCTTATGCAAGGTGCTCAGTGA
- a CDS encoding adenylosuccinate synthase gives MMTGSETNMIIGTQWGNEGKGRIADFIANRSDVVVRFQGSSNGGRTILACGEKYRIGYLPTGIHHDGKNCLICGGVTLDLEKVSDEIAMLKEAGVLKARLTISKSCHLILDYHKKLDVLDGRIFGHDRNMTMTEQGFGHCCSDKYRRMGIRAVDLLRPDILHDKIKEVLAVKNEYFTKIYGEKPIDPDELYKKCLRLGEWLIPYIGDPEEIVASSVSKNLGILFEACDGALNDVERGSYPYVMPISSLSAAALAGTGLRWNSPMRIIGVAKAYSTRNDSGPFVTEESSAVAAFMRNRGKEFSGVSMEPRRVGWLDIPALKYAIKENGVHALALTKLDVLTGIDELKVCTAYNVGGEKKDVPDMAGRDMWNARPVYRTFEGWREDLSGCSDLRNLPIQVKEFIKFIEEEAGIPVIWVGLGADWGKALFIRR, from the coding sequence ATGATGACAGGTTCTGAGACCAACATGATCATAGGAACGCAGTGGGGCAATGAGGGCAAGGGCAGGATAGCTGACTTCATCGCCAACAGGTCTGACGTGGTCGTCCGTTTTCAGGGCTCATCAAACGGCGGACGGACGATACTGGCCTGCGGCGAAAAGTACAGGATCGGCTATCTCCCCACCGGCATACACCACGACGGCAAAAACTGTCTTATATGCGGTGGAGTGACGCTTGACCTTGAAAAGGTCTCGGACGAAATAGCGATGCTCAAGGAAGCGGGTGTGCTTAAGGCCAGACTGACCATCAGCAAATCATGTCACCTCATCCTGGACTACCATAAGAAGCTTGACGTACTCGACGGCCGCATCTTCGGGCATGACAGGAACATGACCATGACGGAACAGGGATTCGGACACTGCTGTTCCGACAAGTACAGGAGGATGGGAATAAGGGCTGTCGACCTTCTCCGTCCGGATATCCTCCATGACAAGATCAAAGAGGTCCTCGCCGTCAAGAACGAATACTTCACTAAAATTTACGGAGAAAAACCCATTGATCCGGATGAGCTGTACAAAAAATGCCTCAGGCTCGGAGAGTGGCTGATACCATACATTGGGGATCCTGAAGAGATAGTCGCGAGCTCAGTCTCAAAGAACCTTGGCATCCTCTTCGAGGCATGCGACGGAGCGCTAAATGATGTTGAAAGAGGATCCTATCCATACGTAATGCCCATATCTTCCCTGTCGGCGGCAGCACTGGCCGGTACCGGCCTCAGGTGGAACTCGCCGATGAGGATAATAGGAGTTGCCAAGGCATATTCTACAAGAAACGACAGCGGCCCCTTTGTAACGGAAGAATCAAGTGCTGTCGCAGCCTTCATGAGGAACAGGGGAAAGGAGTTCTCCGGAGTTTCGATGGAACCGAGGCGGGTGGGCTGGCTTGACATACCTGCCTTAAAATATGCGATAAAGGAAAACGGAGTTCACGCCCTTGCCCTGACTAAGCTCGATGTCCTGACGGGTATAGATGAACTTAAGGTCTGTACCGCATATAATGTCGGCGGTGAAAAAAAAGATGTCCCTGACATGGCAGGCAGGGATATGTGGAACGCACGTCCCGTATACAGAACATTTGAGGGATGGAGGGAAGATCTCTCGGGATGCAGTGACCTCAGGAACCTTCCGATCCAGGTGAAGGAGTTTATAAAATTCATAGAGGAAGAGGCCGGGATACCCGTTATTTGGGTCGGTTTAGGAGCCGACTGGGGAAAAGCACTCTTCATCAGAAGGTGA
- a CDS encoding divergent polysaccharide deacetylase family protein, whose protein sequence is MGRHYRSKDSLMRGLLKLALLAVLSFALLFAACLLYPDKFSPSVVSRAERVTVAAEKLRSRVAEMFSLDREVSKEIPGTVIREEKKEVPRAISEDVAVREEKAKPEKPEKRGILAIVVDDGGNDLVMAKKIASFDMPMTWAILPYSRYATETASVAKDSDIPYLLHLPMQAEIDKDPKEYLVGKNMDRQMIREVTSKALDSLPFPIGINNHRGSLATSDWDTMVPVIDILRERDLCFLDSRTSGKSVAYEAAKAAGITAFRNRGFLDGTPDKDSIRARFDQIVKTAVKRGDMIVICHFRPATLLFLEGLDREYRDLPVRLVTLPEMAEILSKAQKDEEE, encoded by the coding sequence ATGGGTCGCCACTACAGAAGCAAAGACAGCTTAATGAGAGGCCTGCTCAAACTGGCATTGCTGGCAGTCCTCTCTTTTGCGCTTCTCTTTGCGGCATGTCTGCTTTATCCTGATAAATTTTCGCCCTCTGTCGTCAGCAGGGCAGAGAGGGTCACAGTTGCTGCCGAAAAACTGAGATCGAGAGTCGCCGAGATGTTTTCACTGGACCGGGAAGTTTCTAAGGAAATACCGGGGACAGTCATCAGGGAAGAAAAGAAAGAAGTCCCCCGGGCCATAAGCGAAGATGTGGCTGTCCGTGAAGAGAAAGCTAAACCTGAAAAGCCCGAAAAGCGGGGCATACTCGCAATAGTGGTCGATGACGGAGGAAACGACCTTGTCATGGCGAAAAAGATTGCATCTTTTGACATGCCCATGACATGGGCCATACTTCCCTACTCAAGGTATGCGACCGAAACCGCTTCCGTGGCAAAAGACTCGGATATACCCTACCTCCTCCACCTGCCTATGCAGGCGGAGATAGACAAGGACCCCAAAGAATATCTGGTCGGAAAGAATATGGATCGACAGATGATAAGGGAAGTTACGTCCAAAGCACTTGACTCGCTCCCCTTCCCGATAGGCATAAACAACCACAGAGGTTCACTTGCCACTTCTGATTGGGACACAATGGTCCCTGTGATAGACATCCTCAGAGAGAGGGATCTATGTTTCCTGGACAGCAGGACTTCGGGAAAGAGCGTTGCCTATGAGGCTGCCAAAGCAGCAGGGATCACCGCTTTCAGAAACAGGGGATTCCTCGACGGGACTCCGGACAAGGACTCGATCAGGGCGAGGTTTGACCAGATCGTAAAAACTGCGGTCAAGAGAGGGGACATGATCGTGATCTGTCATTTCAGGCCGGCTACCCTCCTCTTTCTTGAAGGGCTGGACCGGGAATACCGTGATCTTCCCGTCCGTCTGGTCACGCTGCCGGAAATGGCAGAAATACTTTCAAAGGCTCAAAAGGACGAAGAAGAATGA
- a CDS encoding S41 family peptidase has protein sequence MFKKYRDIALGIILGLLVASGIYMTPQAISADWPKGLPFSPQQLAIIKQTKLALETYQVDGDKKGTIDDTKMYYGAMKGIVSSVGDPFTRFVEPKELEEENLEMEGEYGGLGIYITSRDGRTIVIAPIENTPADRVGLKPLDEIVKVDEKNVIGMTSDEVVKLLRGPAGEPVKIGVRRKNQDKMLEFKIIREIIKIKTVRLEMLGGRIAYIKINQFNLKTDIELEAMIKYAKRKKAAGILLDLRNNPGGLLNVCVDVTSQFINGGVVVGMKGRFDKANDTLYAAEGRATKLPVVALVNEGSASAAEILAGALKDHKRAAIVGTKTFGKGSVQSLFNLPDNSGIYITIARYTTPSGLVIDHKGLEPNVRVEGEITKEKQNDRQLQKGLALLRKEVASHKKSTR, from the coding sequence ATGTTTAAAAAATACAGGGACATTGCCCTAGGCATCATATTGGGACTTCTTGTGGCCTCAGGAATATATATGACTCCGCAGGCAATAAGTGCCGACTGGCCCAAAGGTCTTCCGTTCTCGCCACAGCAGCTTGCGATAATCAAGCAGACCAAGCTGGCCCTTGAAACATACCAGGTCGACGGGGATAAAAAAGGTACCATAGATGACACGAAAATGTATTACGGAGCTATGAAAGGGATCGTAAGTTCAGTCGGCGACCCGTTCACCCGTTTTGTCGAGCCCAAGGAACTGGAGGAAGAGAACCTTGAGATGGAGGGCGAATACGGCGGGCTCGGAATATATATTACTTCGCGTGACGGCAGGACGATCGTCATAGCGCCGATCGAGAATACCCCAGCAGACAGGGTCGGCCTTAAGCCTCTTGATGAGATAGTAAAGGTCGACGAAAAGAACGTCATAGGAATGACAAGTGATGAGGTCGTCAAACTTCTGCGAGGCCCTGCTGGTGAACCTGTCAAAATCGGAGTAAGGCGAAAAAATCAAGACAAGATGCTGGAGTTCAAAATAATAAGGGAGATAATAAAAATAAAGACCGTCAGGCTCGAGATGCTCGGCGGCAGGATCGCATACATAAAGATAAACCAGTTCAATCTGAAAACCGACATTGAGCTTGAAGCAATGATAAAGTATGCAAAAAGAAAAAAGGCAGCTGGAATTTTGCTTGATCTCAGAAACAATCCCGGAGGCCTTCTCAACGTATGTGTGGACGTCACGTCCCAGTTTATTAACGGAGGAGTGGTGGTCGGGATGAAGGGACGTTTCGACAAGGCGAACGATACCCTCTATGCAGCCGAAGGCAGGGCAACAAAGCTGCCGGTCGTGGCACTGGTCAACGAAGGAAGTGCAAGCGCTGCAGAGATACTCGCGGGAGCGCTCAAGGACCACAAAAGGGCGGCAATAGTCGGGACAAAGACATTCGGCAAGGGATCGGTGCAGTCTCTCTTCAATCTGCCTGACAATTCGGGCATATACATAACTATAGCGCGCTACACCACTCCTTCAGGATTAGTTATCGACCACAAGGGCCTGGAACCCAACGTCAGGGTCGAAGGGGAGATAACGAAGGAAAAGCAAAATGACAGGCAGCTCCAGAAAGGGCTGGCATTACTCCGTAAGGAAGTTGCATCACATAAAAAAAGCACCAGATAG
- a CDS encoding peptidoglycan DD-metalloendopeptidase family protein translates to MNSYCKSIANALIIFFIMTVSLLLFFTGGLIYAAEKKADDLDRQIKKQEEEYQRIQRQISSTKQKLTETTKKEKTVTQQIEVLSQKITITQQKVNVVSLKIRKVHQNIVNLSNEISVKNKKISEVEDLLKHRLVSIYKYGGITDFNLLLSSQGAEDALANSYLLGKIAEQDQQLINELKFQKQKLNETQEQLKIQKISLESHGKELKTQTKELKGAANERNAILVKVRKDKDLYMAQQNELLRASKELQATIKRLLTEKRKLAAEKHPGKPQTVYYRGGRLAWPVQGTISSTFGTRIHPIFKTKITHTGLDITAPNGTPVKAADTGEVLFTGWLSGYGNVVILDHGGNLTTVYAHLSRIECAEGAKVNRGSMIGRVGATGVATGNHLHFETRVNGDAVNPMRYLQ, encoded by the coding sequence ATGAATTCGTACTGTAAAAGTATCGCCAACGCATTGATCATCTTTTTTATAATGACTGTCTCTCTCCTCCTCTTTTTTACAGGCGGACTGATTTACGCAGCCGAAAAAAAGGCAGATGATCTTGACAGGCAGATAAAGAAACAGGAAGAAGAGTACCAGAGGATCCAAAGACAGATCTCTTCCACTAAGCAAAAACTGACAGAAACTACCAAAAAGGAAAAGACGGTCACCCAGCAGATAGAGGTGCTGAGCCAGAAGATAACCATAACCCAGCAGAAGGTAAACGTTGTCTCCCTTAAAATAAGAAAAGTCCATCAGAATATCGTGAATCTTTCGAACGAAATATCGGTCAAAAACAAGAAGATCTCAGAGGTGGAAGATCTCCTGAAACATCGCCTAGTCTCAATATACAAGTATGGGGGCATAACTGATTTCAACCTCCTGCTGTCGTCCCAGGGCGCGGAAGATGCGCTTGCAAACTCTTATCTCCTCGGAAAGATAGCCGAGCAGGATCAGCAGCTGATAAATGAACTTAAGTTCCAAAAACAGAAATTAAATGAAACACAGGAACAGTTAAAGATCCAAAAGATAAGCCTGGAATCTCACGGCAAGGAGCTTAAGACGCAGACAAAGGAACTCAAAGGCGCGGCAAACGAGAGAAATGCCATCCTTGTTAAGGTGCGTAAGGACAAAGACCTCTACATGGCTCAGCAGAATGAACTTCTGAGAGCCTCAAAGGAGCTTCAGGCGACAATAAAGCGTCTGCTCACTGAGAAGAGAAAACTTGCAGCGGAGAAGCATCCAGGAAAACCCCAGACAGTATACTACCGCGGGGGAAGATTGGCCTGGCCGGTCCAGGGTACTATATCCAGCACATTCGGCACAAGGATCCACCCTATATTCAAAACCAAAATTACCCACACAGGTCTTGATATCACTGCGCCGAACGGGACCCCGGTCAAGGCCGCGGATACAGGAGAAGTGCTCTTTACCGGATGGCTGTCCGGATACGGGAATGTAGTGATCCTGGACCACGGTGGGAACCTCACTACCGTATACGCCCACTTATCAAGGATAGAATGTGCAGAGGGAGCAAAGGTCAACAGGGGCAGCATGATAGGCAGGGTCGGGGCTACAGGAGTGGCAACAGGCAACCACCTGCATTTCGAGACCAGAGTCAACGGAGACGCGGTCAATCCGATGAGGTATCTCCAGTAA
- a CDS encoding permease-like cell division protein FtsX: MAAVRYACRDGWRLIVRHWGMSLLTVFTAMSVFFIIGASTLFVLNVRNIVSSLENQLTIQAYLKPKADINAVEKAVKALPHVKETRVVTKDMALERLRSRIGEQAKAVMLLGENPLPESIEIKVRKASEVAETARILVAVPEVEDIVYAGRVAEKLTRVSGFVEKFSIVMLLVAIAASGVVLFNTIRISVYSREEEIGVMMMVGATSTYVTLPFVIQGFILGLTGAFFASLLLGGTYYAAVTRLKEMLPFIPFIESTRLTGKLAFMLVCCGATVSLISSLMAVEKFIRKASRPL, encoded by the coding sequence ATGGCGGCTGTTAGATATGCGTGCAGGGACGGATGGAGGCTTATTGTCCGTCATTGGGGCATGAGCCTGCTGACAGTATTCACGGCTATGTCCGTATTTTTCATAATCGGAGCCAGTACCCTTTTTGTGCTGAATGTCAGGAATATCGTCAGCTCGCTTGAAAATCAGCTGACGATCCAGGCCTATCTGAAGCCAAAAGCGGATATAAATGCAGTGGAAAAAGCTGTGAAGGCTCTTCCTCATGTCAAAGAGACCAGGGTGGTCACAAAGGACATGGCGCTTGAGCGCCTCCGCTCCAGAATAGGAGAACAGGCAAAGGCAGTTATGCTGCTGGGCGAGAACCCATTGCCCGAAAGCATTGAGATAAAGGTAAGGAAAGCATCGGAAGTAGCAGAGACGGCACGCATTCTGGTCGCTGTGCCCGAAGTGGAAGATATCGTTTATGCCGGCCGTGTTGCGGAAAAGCTTACGAGGGTATCAGGTTTCGTCGAAAAATTTTCGATCGTAATGCTGTTGGTCGCCATCGCTGCAAGCGGAGTGGTCCTTTTTAACACAATAAGGATATCGGTCTATTCGAGAGAGGAAGAAATAGGTGTAATGATGATGGTAGGCGCCACCTCCACATATGTTACCCTGCCGTTTGTGATACAGGGTTTTATCCTTGGCCTTACCGGAGCGTTTTTTGCCTCCCTGCTGCTCGGCGGGACATACTATGCAGCCGTGACCAGACTTAAGGAGATGCTTCCGTTCATACCTTTCATAGAATCTACAAGGCTTACGGGAAAACTGGCATTTATGCTTGTATGCTGCGGAGCAACTGTCAGCCTTATATCGAGCCTTATGGCCGTGGAAAAATTCATAAGAAAAGCGTCCAGGCCCCTTTAA
- a CDS encoding ATP-binding cassette domain-containing protein — protein MEIKFSGVTKIFEPDIIALEDIYLQVEKGEFVYLVGETGSGKTTLMRCITREVVPTRGQISVGGNLLRKINRFDLALFRRDIGVVFQSFLLLPNLTAFENVAFVLEVMGLPPREINERVSEVLKLVGIWRRRNLYPPQLSGGEQQRLAIARAIVNGPSLLIADEPTGNLDTHTADEIMQLILGINAAGTTVMMATHNQYLVDTYRHRVIEIHRGRIVRDEEQGRYELHGGC, from the coding sequence ATGGAAATAAAATTTTCCGGGGTAACAAAGATCTTCGAACCGGACATAATAGCTTTGGAAGACATATATCTGCAGGTGGAAAAGGGAGAGTTTGTATATCTTGTAGGGGAGACAGGGTCAGGTAAAACGACCCTCATGCGTTGTATTACGCGCGAAGTAGTCCCCACCAGAGGACAGATAAGCGTAGGGGGCAACCTGCTTAGGAAGATCAACCGGTTTGACCTGGCACTTTTCAGGAGGGATATCGGTGTCGTCTTCCAGAGCTTCCTTCTCCTTCCCAATCTTACGGCATTCGAAAACGTCGCCTTCGTTCTCGAAGTGATGGGACTCCCGCCGAGAGAGATCAACGAGAGGGTCTCCGAGGTGCTGAAACTTGTTGGTATATGGCGAAGAAGGAATCTTTACCCTCCCCAGCTTTCGGGAGGAGAGCAGCAGCGTCTTGCAATAGCGAGGGCGATCGTCAACGGGCCGTCTCTCCTGATAGCTGACGAACCTACAGGGAATCTTGACACTCATACGGCTGATGAGATCATGCAGCTGATACTCGGGATCAATGCGGCAGGTACGACAGTTATGATGGCGACGCACAACCAATATCTCGTCGACACGTACCGCCACAGGGTGATCGAAATACACAGGGGCAGGATAGTCAGGGACGAAGAGCAGGGGAGGTACGAACTTCATGGCGGCTGTTAG
- a CDS encoding transketolase — protein sequence MDDRTRSCTWDVFCEHLASYAGDEDFALVVQDMGIDLGLLNDLPEDKIFVSSPSDPNMILNAAGIALSGKRPWIAGRSSKMISRSYSQIRESLAIPFLPVRIAVADGGLSCGEEGASRTMTEDLSLMRGMPNMSVVVPSDSNSVKGITDAARKAEGPVYIRLGQTPLSQLDHDRDGDFSLGGARLLREGTSVTVCTCGIMGHQALKAADILDQQGIDIEIVDCYSLKPFPEQTLLASVRRTGCCVVAEEHSYIGGLCSATAECLSGTYPVPVKFVAIEDRFVHSGAPEELREYFGLTWKEIVNAAAQAWALRRR from the coding sequence ATGGATGACAGAACAAGATCCTGTACGTGGGATGTTTTTTGTGAACATCTGGCATCTTATGCCGGGGATGAAGATTTTGCCCTTGTCGTCCAGGATATGGGTATCGACCTGGGTCTGCTGAACGATCTTCCCGAGGACAAAATATTCGTATCATCGCCGTCGGACCCAAACATGATACTCAATGCCGCCGGCATAGCCCTCAGCGGAAAGAGGCCCTGGATCGCGGGCCGTTCCTCAAAAATGATCAGCAGGAGTTATTCCCAGATCAGGGAGTCTTTGGCCATACCATTTCTGCCTGTGAGGATAGCAGTGGCTGACGGCGGTCTTTCATGCGGCGAGGAGGGCGCTTCGAGGACCATGACAGAGGACCTCTCTCTTATGAGAGGGATGCCCAACATGAGTGTGGTAGTGCCCTCTGACAGCAATTCTGTTAAAGGTATAACAGATGCGGCCCGCAAAGCAGAGGGTCCCGTATATATAAGACTCGGCCAGACCCCGCTCTCTCAGCTGGATCATGACCGGGACGGAGACTTCAGTCTGGGAGGGGCAAGGCTTTTGCGTGAGGGAACATCAGTCACAGTATGCACATGCGGGATAATGGGCCATCAGGCCCTTAAAGCCGCTGACATACTGGACCAGCAGGGGATAGATATTGAAATAGTCGACTGTTACAGTCTGAAACCGTTCCCTGAACAGACGCTTCTTGCATCGGTGAGGAGAACAGGCTGCTGTGTTGTTGCTGAAGAGCACAGCTACATAGGAGGGCTCTGCAGCGCGACTGCGGAGTGCCTTTCGGGCACATACCCCGTACCGGTCAAGTTCGTCGCGATAGAGGACCGGTTTGTCCACAGCGGTGCTCCCGAAGAACTGAGGGAATATTTCGGGCTGACGTGGAAAGAAATCGTAAACGCGGCTGCGCAGGCGTGGGCGCTCCGCAGGAGGTAG
- a CDS encoding transketolase has translation MERTRINELEKIAAEVRKDIVRMAGLARSGPIELPLLISDILVYLYWEEMLLLAGSPARGDRDRFVLGMEDGVPALYAVLARRGYYEREQLWHYMRLGSMLQALPDFRRTPGVDAPLVTSGTELSIASGLAYSLRKEGLRSRVFCFLEEKECLGPDFMLEAEMCAKCGLDNITVIAVCKDKRGSGCSGSPRESRDPLKKCGWDIFDADGNDFASMEKVFAEAGCERGKPAAVYAKVSNGRGLSFAGEDAAKTKIIMSMEAMDRALEELEGKTNG, from the coding sequence ATGGAGAGAACAAGGATAAATGAACTTGAAAAGATAGCCGCCGAAGTAAGGAAAGACATAGTGAGGATGGCAGGACTGGCCAGATCCGGTCCGATAGAACTGCCGCTTCTGATATCCGATATCCTTGTCTATCTTTACTGGGAAGAGATGCTCCTGCTTGCCGGGAGTCCTGCAAGGGGCGACAGGGACAGGTTCGTCCTGGGCATGGAAGATGGAGTTCCGGCACTTTATGCGGTCCTTGCAAGACGGGGATATTACGAGCGCGAACAGCTATGGCACTACATGAGGCTTGGCTCCATGCTGCAGGCGCTGCCTGATTTCAGAAGGACCCCGGGTGTAGATGCTCCGCTTGTAACATCCGGCACAGAATTGTCGATCGCTTCCGGACTCGCGTACTCGCTCCGCAAAGAGGGGCTGAGATCCAGGGTCTTCTGTTTTTTGGAAGAAAAGGAGTGTCTGGGGCCTGATTTCATGCTTGAAGCTGAGATGTGTGCGAAATGCGGCCTTGACAATATAACGGTCATCGCTGTCTGCAAAGATAAAAGGGGATCAGGCTGTTCCGGATCACCCCGGGAGAGCAGGGATCCACTCAAAAAATGCGGATGGGACATTTTCGACGCAGACGGCAATGACTTCGCATCGATGGAAAAAGTCTTTGCAGAGGCAGGCTGCGAGAGGGGAAAACCAGCGGCTGTCTATGCGAAAGTCAGTAATGGCAGAGGACTGTCCTTTGCCGGCGAAGATGCCGCAAAAACAAAAATTATAATGAGCATGGAAGCGATGGACAGAGCTTTGGAAGAACTGGAGGGCAAGACAAATGGATGA